A portion of the Blautia hansenii DSM 20583 genome contains these proteins:
- a CDS encoding DUF3169 family protein, giving the protein MSKEKKKETGRVQGMIQIALLMLLGAFIGGAGSAVCFWFKDDIANILQEAESITGHYSDWMLMFLSFVLFILAPLLTFIAAKKLKQWDEDSEEETERLERSIQRYQSVLSIFMIGEMCISGISIANLHTETSMVSMLSVAAVLIYALIVFWNLFFMGKLIKYDKKINPEKRGNFFSWNFNKEWLESCDEREKLRLFQAAYYTQLRTQFVYLAVFIGLLLVSNAVEIGIVPFLILMVIWVSQSLIYCYEYEKKR; this is encoded by the coding sequence ATGAGTAAGGAAAAGAAAAAAGAAACGGGACGTGTGCAGGGCATGATACAAATAGCGCTCCTTATGCTTTTAGGAGCGTTTATCGGAGGTGCAGGAAGCGCCGTCTGCTTTTGGTTTAAAGACGATATTGCAAATATTTTGCAGGAAGCAGAGAGTATTACAGGACATTACAGTGATTGGATGCTGATGTTTTTATCTTTCGTACTTTTTATTTTAGCTCCTCTGCTTACTTTTATAGCAGCGAAAAAGCTGAAACAATGGGACGAAGACTCAGAAGAAGAAACCGAGCGGCTGGAAAGAAGTATTCAGAGATATCAGAGTGTTTTATCTATTTTTATGATAGGTGAAATGTGTATTTCGGGAATTTCTATTGCAAATCTGCATACAGAAACAAGTATGGTTTCGATGTTGTCTGTTGCAGCTGTTCTGATTTATGCACTTATCGTATTTTGGAACTTATTTTTTATGGGGAAATTAATAAAGTATGATAAGAAAATTAATCCGGAAAAGAGAGGGAATTTCTTTAGCTGGAATTTTAATAAAGAATGGCTGGAAAGCTGTGATGAAAGAGAAAAATTAAGATTGTTTCAAGCGGCATATTATACACAGTTAAGAACGCAGTTTGTGTATCTGGCGGTCTTTATCGGACTTTTACTTGTATCTAATGCAGTGGAAATTGGGATAGTACCATTTTTGATTTTAATGGTGATATGGGTTTCTCAGTCATTGATTTATTGCTATGAATACGAAAAGAAAAGATAA
- a CDS encoding arylsulfatase, giving the protein MNKPNILLIMTDQLRGDCLGFAGHPDVKTPYLDTLASRGVSFDNAYSSCPSCIAARAALHTGMAQEHHRRTGYEDNIPWEYPNTMAGELSKAGYYCQCVGKMHVHPLRNYLGFHNVELHDGYLHSARYTNVPWQESQKNADDYFHWLKQEKGIDTDVTDTGLECNSWVARPWIYEEKYHPTNWVTDRSIDFLRRKDPQKPFFLMASYLRPHPPFDAPSYYFDLYNKKELTPPAVGDWETTEELQAMGRVFDSKCGPSDAVLIREAQIGYYACITHLDHQIGRLIQALVEYGVYDNTLILFTSDHGEELCDHHMFRKSRPYQGSIRIPMIVSGNDKFLSGMKQGTVSHSVVELRDVMPTLLDFVNADIPDSVDGKSMLPLVTNPDEKLRDVLHGEHSYGPYSNHWLVSSYDKFIWYSETGTEQYFRISEDPKELHDEISNPAYQKRIEQLRRTLIETLKDRPEGFSDGTQLITGCPYPPYMPDKAQKEGK; this is encoded by the coding sequence TTGAATAAACCGAATATTCTGCTTATTATGACAGACCAACTTCGTGGAGATTGTCTGGGATTTGCGGGGCATCCTGATGTAAAAACTCCTTATCTTGATACCCTTGCCAGCCGAGGCGTTTCTTTTGACAATGCTTACAGCTCCTGTCCAAGCTGTATCGCCGCAAGAGCCGCTCTTCATACCGGTATGGCACAGGAACATCACAGACGTACCGGATATGAAGATAATATTCCGTGGGAATACCCAAATACCATGGCAGGAGAGCTTTCCAAGGCAGGCTATTACTGCCAGTGCGTAGGAAAAATGCACGTACACCCTCTTCGCAACTATCTGGGCTTTCACAATGTAGAACTCCATGACGGATACCTGCACAGCGCACGATATACCAATGTGCCGTGGCAGGAGTCACAGAAAAATGCTGACGATTATTTCCACTGGTTAAAGCAGGAAAAGGGAATTGATACAGATGTAACAGATACGGGATTAGAATGTAACAGTTGGGTAGCACGTCCTTGGATTTATGAAGAAAAGTATCACCCCACCAACTGGGTGACAGACAGAAGTATTGACTTTTTAAGAAGAAAAGACCCACAAAAACCTTTCTTCCTTATGGCATCTTATTTAAGACCACATCCGCCTTTTGATGCGCCGTCTTATTATTTCGACCTGTATAACAAAAAAGAGCTGACGCCTCCTGCTGTGGGCGATTGGGAAACCACAGAAGAATTACAGGCTATGGGACGTGTCTTTGACTCAAAATGCGGTCCCTCTGATGCAGTGCTTATCCGAGAAGCTCAAATCGGCTATTATGCCTGCATTACTCATCTGGACCACCAAATCGGACGCTTGATACAGGCACTTGTGGAATATGGTGTCTATGACAACACACTTATTCTCTTTACCTCAGACCACGGTGAAGAGCTGTGTGACCATCACATGTTCCGAAAATCCAGACCGTATCAGGGCAGCATCCGTATTCCTATGATTGTGTCAGGAAACGATAAATTTCTTTCAGGTATGAAACAGGGAACGGTTTCCCACAGTGTGGTAGAACTTCGAGATGTTATGCCTACCCTCCTTGATTTTGTAAACGCAGATATTCCCGACAGTGTAGATGGGAAAAGTATGCTTCCGTTAGTTACAAATCCTGATGAGAAGCTGCGGGACGTGCTTCACGGCGAACACTCTTACGGCCCTTACTCCAATCACTGGCTGGTTTCCTCCTACGACAAATTTATCTGGTACAGCGAAACAGGCACAGAACAATACTTCCGTATCAGCGAAGACCCAAAAGAGCTTCATGATGAAATATCCAATCCGGCTTACCAAAAACGCATTGAACAGCTTCGGCGCACACTGATTGAAACCTTAAAAGACCGCCCGGAAGGCTTTTCAGACGGTACACAGCTCATTACCGGCTGCCCGTATCCGCCTTACATGCCGGATAAAGCTCAAAAAGAAGGAAAATAA
- a CDS encoding ABC transporter ATP-binding protein produces MGLEVRGITKKFGEKTAVDHLSFEMKEPGVFGLLGTNGAGKTTTIRNILGIMQPDEGEALWNGTPISRETLSFGYLPEERGIYMKTKVLEQLVYFGRLRGMKKEKAKKSALELMERLRVSEYQNTPAEKLSKGNQQKVQLIAAIIHNPKLIFLDEPFSGLDPVNAQVLRNLVKELVAEGKYIILSTHQMETVEEYCENLVILDRGKTLLKGNLKEIKAGYGHTNLVVAAQEDVSTLAQAEGLELFEKRAAETEYKIQGDEMAHRFLRRMTESNIYPLKFEIREPSLQEIFVRKAGESK; encoded by the coding sequence ATGGGATTAGAAGTAAGAGGAATTACAAAGAAATTCGGAGAAAAAACAGCCGTGGATCATTTATCCTTTGAGATGAAAGAGCCGGGGGTATTCGGACTTTTGGGAACAAACGGAGCAGGGAAAACCACGACTATCCGCAATATTTTGGGGATTATGCAGCCGGATGAGGGAGAAGCGCTGTGGAACGGCACTCCTATTTCAAGAGAAACCTTGTCCTTTGGATATCTTCCGGAGGAGAGAGGAATTTATATGAAGACGAAAGTGCTGGAGCAGTTGGTTTACTTTGGAAGACTGCGAGGCATGAAGAAGGAAAAAGCAAAAAAATCTGCACTGGAGCTTATGGAAAGGCTGCGGGTGTCGGAATATCAGAATACGCCGGCAGAAAAGCTGTCGAAAGGAAATCAGCAGAAGGTTCAGTTAATTGCGGCAATTATACATAATCCGAAATTGATTTTTCTGGACGAACCTTTTTCCGGCTTAGACCCTGTAAATGCACAGGTGTTGAGAAATCTGGTAAAGGAGCTTGTAGCAGAGGGGAAATATATTATTTTAAGTACCCATCAGATGGAAACGGTGGAAGAATACTGCGAAAATCTGGTTATTCTGGACAGAGGAAAAACTCTTTTAAAAGGCAATTTAAAAGAAATCAAAGCAGGGTACGGACATACCAATCTGGTAGTAGCTGCGCAGGAGGATGTCAGCACTTTGGCACAGGCAGAAGGATTGGAGCTTTTTGAAAAAAGAGCGGCTGAGACAGAATATAAGATACAGGGAGATGAGATGGCGCATAGATTTTTAAGACGAATGACAGAGTCAAACATCTATCCTTTAAAATTTGAAATCCGTGAACCATCCTTACAGGAAATTTTCGTCAGAAAGGCAGGGGAAAGCAAATGA
- a CDS encoding ABC transporter permease codes for MKQILTVFSYTFKEGIRKKAFWISTIVIMVLLGVMCAIPRVMSFFDNGEEGTDTKTEYSGTCYLVDETGVFEKEIEYLKAAYPGMNFKSIEQDEVKGLEKAVDESKSRNVAILSIQEKDAAPVLEITVSNFLSKVQADTITDACNKVWQSHLLTENGLEKGEVDAIQTPLTYTQRFIGNMNLTEYVVGLLLTFVMFFAVYYYGYGVAMSISSEKTSRVMETLIISAKPSKILIGKCLAMGVLGLLQLVGLMAFAAFCYKFILPEGFQIAGVDLAVSGFTPKTLVFLIIYFILGYALYAVMNSVCGAAVSKMEDLNSAMMPVSILVIIGFYLGYFTSVMGGGSGMLSKLAVYLPISSPFAVPFKLITGEITMKELGISVFLLVLAIVIVTMFSTRIYSASVMHYGNRLKWKELKKIKTN; via the coding sequence ATGAAGCAGATTTTAACCGTATTTTCTTATACATTTAAAGAAGGAATTAGAAAGAAAGCTTTTTGGATTTCCACGATTGTAATTATGGTTCTTTTAGGCGTTATGTGTGCCATTCCCCGTGTAATGTCATTCTTTGACAATGGGGAAGAAGGCACAGACACTAAGACCGAATACAGTGGAACCTGTTACTTAGTTGATGAAACTGGAGTCTTTGAGAAGGAAATAGAGTATTTGAAAGCAGCTTATCCGGGAATGAATTTTAAATCCATAGAACAGGATGAGGTAAAAGGGCTGGAAAAAGCTGTGGATGAAAGCAAAAGCAGAAACGTGGCTATTCTTTCTATTCAGGAAAAGGATGCAGCTCCGGTTCTGGAGATTACCGTGAGCAACTTTTTGAGTAAGGTACAGGCAGATACCATTACAGACGCCTGCAATAAAGTATGGCAGTCTCACCTTCTTACAGAAAACGGACTGGAGAAAGGAGAAGTTGATGCTATTCAGACACCGCTTACCTATACCCAGAGATTTATAGGAAATATGAATTTAACAGAATATGTGGTGGGACTTTTGCTTACCTTCGTCATGTTCTTTGCCGTATATTATTATGGCTATGGTGTAGCAATGTCCATTTCCTCAGAAAAGACATCCAGAGTTATGGAAACCTTGATTATTTCAGCCAAGCCTTCCAAAATCTTGATTGGAAAATGTCTGGCTATGGGTGTTTTAGGACTTCTTCAGCTGGTAGGGCTGATGGCGTTTGCTGCATTTTGCTACAAATTTATCCTTCCGGAGGGCTTTCAGATTGCCGGTGTGGATTTAGCTGTTTCAGGCTTTACACCGAAAACACTGGTGTTCCTGATTATCTATTTTATTTTGGGATATGCTCTTTATGCAGTTATGAATTCTGTATGCGGCGCTGCCGTGAGCAAAATGGAGGATTTAAACTCCGCTATGATGCCGGTGAGTATTCTTGTGATTATCGGATTTTATCTGGGATATTTTACTTCTGTTATGGGAGGGGGAAGCGGAATGCTTTCCAAGCTGGCTGTTTATCTGCCGATTTCTTCACCCTTTGCAGTACCGTTTAAGCTGATTACAGGGGAGATTACCATGAAGGAATTGGGGATTTCCGTTTTCCTTCTAGTGCTTGCCATTGTAATTGTAACAATGTTTTCCACCCGCATATACAGCGCTTCTGTTATGCACTATGGAAATCGCCTGAAATGGAAAGAATTAAAGAAAATTAAAACAAATTAA
- a CDS encoding helix-turn-helix transcriptional regulator, whose translation MPLYNSLKEYRARLGINQQELGKRVGASRQTISLIERGDYSPSVTLALKIAKECNATVEEIFRYEEDEDE comes from the coding sequence ATGCCATTATATAACAGCCTGAAGGAATATCGGGCAAGGCTGGGGATTAACCAGCAGGAGCTTGGCAAAAGAGTCGGAGCTTCCAGACAGACTATCAGTTTAATTGAAAGAGGAGATTATTCTCCGTCTGTAACGCTGGCTTTGAAAATCGCAAAGGAGTGCAACGCAACCGTAGAAGAAATATTTAGATATGAGGAGGATGAAGATGAGTAA
- a CDS encoding carbohydrate ABC transporter substrate-binding protein, with translation MKMKMVKKLVAMALVSTMALSGLAACGDTKEEKPAADTGKEEGKDNGESGEKQTLKLAAFKGGNGEKIWEDIAAAFEEEKGVEVELEMSSELDKDLTKSIQKGEFPDVVYYNLGQKSGFTETMLKEGAIADISDVFADEELKGRLLDGITDGTDAQPFADGKIYLAPIFYTPTGFWYNKNLFEGENKKYDLPTTWEEFFALGDAAKADGVSLFTFPQSGYLDATIYSMLAQAGGTEFYQKAIKYDKDTWTSEEGKKVLDTLGKLVSPEYTEKDTVANANADGGFKINQQNVIDNKALFMPNGNWVIGEMAASTPEDFRWGMMPAPKWEGDETQTMYTFTEQMWIPAEAENMDLAKEFIKFMYSDTVVDILLNNETTDKETGKTSPAPVVAPVKGAAEKLPEGTTKDCYEASTADNIVTVTGGWVATEPIEGLNMKEAVYGPAYSVNTGEMTVEDWQAQLTETWEKCAGALK, from the coding sequence ATGAAAATGAAGATGGTAAAGAAACTGGTAGCTATGGCTCTTGTTTCAACAATGGCTTTATCCGGACTTGCTGCATGTGGAGACACAAAAGAAGAAAAACCTGCAGCAGACACAGGTAAAGAAGAAGGCAAAGATAATGGAGAGAGCGGAGAAAAACAGACTCTGAAATTAGCTGCTTTCAAAGGTGGTAACGGAGAAAAAATCTGGGAAGATATCGCAGCAGCTTTCGAAGAAGAAAAAGGTGTTGAAGTAGAATTAGAAATGTCTTCTGAATTGGACAAGGACTTAACAAAATCCATTCAGAAAGGTGAATTCCCTGACGTAGTATACTACAACTTAGGACAGAAGAGCGGATTTACAGAAACAATGTTAAAAGAAGGTGCAATCGCTGATATCTCAGACGTATTCGCTGATGAAGAATTAAAAGGCAGACTGTTAGACGGTATCACAGACGGTACAGATGCACAGCCATTCGCTGACGGAAAAATCTATCTTGCACCTATTTTCTATACACCAACAGGATTTTGGTATAACAAGAACCTGTTCGAAGGCGAAAACAAAAAATATGACCTTCCGACAACATGGGAAGAATTCTTTGCTTTAGGCGATGCAGCTAAAGCTGATGGAGTTTCTTTATTTACATTCCCACAGTCAGGTTACTTAGATGCAACTATTTACAGTATGTTAGCACAGGCTGGCGGAACAGAGTTCTATCAGAAAGCAATCAAATACGACAAAGATACATGGACATCTGAAGAAGGTAAAAAAGTTCTGGATACTTTAGGAAAATTAGTATCTCCTGAATATACAGAAAAAGATACAGTAGCAAATGCAAACGCTGACGGTGGTTTCAAAATCAACCAGCAGAACGTTATTGACAACAAAGCATTATTCATGCCAAACGGTAACTGGGTAATCGGCGAAATGGCTGCTTCTACACCAGAAGACTTCAGATGGGGTATGATGCCAGCACCTAAGTGGGAAGGCGATGAAACTCAGACAATGTACACATTCACAGAGCAGATGTGGATTCCGGCAGAAGCTGAAAACATGGATTTAGCAAAAGAATTTATCAAATTCATGTACTCTGATACAGTTGTTGATATTTTATTAAACAATGAAACAACAGATAAAGAAACAGGTAAAACATCTCCAGCACCAGTTGTAGCACCAGTAAAAGGCGCTGCTGAAAAATTACCGGAAGGTACAACAAAAGACTGCTACGAAGCATCAACAGCAGACAACATTGTTACAGTTACAGGTGGATGGGTTGCAACAGAACCAATCGAAGGTCTGAACATGAAAGAAGCAGTTTACGGACCAGCATACAGCGTAAACACAGGTGAAATGACAGTAGAAGATTGGCAGGCACAGTTAACAGAAACATGGGAAAAATGTGCAGGCGCTTTAAAGTAA
- a CDS encoding AraC family transcriptional regulator encodes MPFKSLELIEDVKIDSIITIHYFEYMSDYSFPGESHDFWEFLCVDKGEVEITADNRAYTLKKGEIIFHKPNEFHTVRANGKIAPNLVVISFDCTSPCMDYFQDLKTSIGETERNLIAQIIYEAKRCIKTPLNDPQTTEMVRNQDAPFGSEQLIKIYLQALLITIIRNLQLGQYSAPAIKSMKLKSDDLLYNKITTYLEEHIREHLTIETICRDNLIGRSQLQKLFREHDQCGVIDYFSRLKVELAKQLIRENHHNFTQISEFIGYTSIHYFSRQFKKITGMTPSEYASSIKVISDRK; translated from the coding sequence ATGCCATTTAAAAGTTTAGAATTGATTGAAGATGTGAAAATTGACAGCATTATTACAATTCATTACTTTGAATATATGAGTGATTATAGTTTTCCGGGAGAGAGCCATGACTTTTGGGAATTTTTATGCGTAGATAAAGGCGAAGTAGAAATTACTGCCGACAACAGAGCTTACACCTTAAAAAAAGGAGAAATTATTTTCCATAAGCCAAATGAATTCCATACCGTTCGTGCTAACGGAAAAATTGCCCCTAATCTGGTGGTTATTTCCTTTGACTGTACCTCTCCCTGTATGGATTATTTTCAGGATTTAAAAACAAGCATTGGAGAGACAGAGCGTAATCTCATTGCTCAGATTATTTATGAGGCAAAACGCTGTATCAAAACACCACTAAACGACCCGCAGACAACGGAAATGGTACGAAATCAAGATGCTCCCTTTGGTTCAGAGCAGTTAATTAAAATTTATCTGCAAGCTCTTTTGATTACGATTATCCGCAATCTTCAGCTGGGACAGTATTCTGCTCCTGCCATAAAATCCATGAAGCTGAAAAGTGACGATTTATTATACAATAAAATCACTACTTATCTGGAAGAGCATATTCGTGAGCATCTCACCATTGAAACGATATGCCGTGACAATCTCATTGGCCGTTCTCAGCTTCAAAAGCTTTTCAGAGAGCATGACCAGTGTGGTGTGATTGACTATTTCTCCCGTTTGAAGGTAGAACTGGCAAAACAGCTTATTCGAGAAAATCATCACAACTTTACGCAGATATCAGAATTTATCGGATATACCTCTATCCACTACTTTTCTCGTCAGTTTAAAAAAATCACGGGAATGACACCTTCTGAATACGCATCTTCGATTAAGGTAATTTCTGACAGAAAATAG
- a CDS encoding carbohydrate ABC transporter permease, giving the protein MNRKKSQGRFVFACLAPAVLLILLFIFVPTVKVFNMSLYRMGGITNKKEFVGFENFAKLMQDKIFLEAMQNTILVIVLVMICTIVLAVLFAALLSRGDFKGKNFFRVIFYIPNILSIVVVAGIFGAIYNPSSGLLNTFLEAIHLDGLVHQWMGEPKIVLYSVIFALVWQAIGYYMVMYMASMAAIPEDLYEAASLDGSSQIHTFFTVTLPLIWNNIRTTLTFYIISTINLSFLFVQIMTDGGPNGKTEVALNYMYKQAYGAGVYGYGMAIGVVVFIFSFVLAAVVNKITDREVLEF; this is encoded by the coding sequence ATGAACAGGAAAAAATCACAGGGACGTTTTGTGTTTGCCTGTCTGGCACCGGCAGTTCTTTTAATCTTACTTTTCATTTTCGTTCCTACGGTAAAAGTATTTAACATGTCCTTATACCGCATGGGTGGAATTACAAACAAGAAAGAATTTGTTGGATTTGAAAACTTTGCAAAATTGATGCAGGATAAGATATTCTTAGAGGCAATGCAGAATACAATTCTGGTTATTGTACTGGTTATGATTTGCACGATTGTATTGGCAGTCCTTTTTGCAGCTTTATTATCCAGAGGAGATTTTAAGGGAAAAAATTTCTTCCGTGTTATTTTCTATATTCCTAATATTTTAAGTATCGTAGTAGTAGCAGGTATTTTTGGAGCTATTTACAATCCTAGTTCAGGTTTGTTAAATACATTTTTAGAGGCAATTCATCTGGATGGATTGGTACATCAGTGGATGGGTGAGCCGAAAATTGTTCTTTATTCCGTAATCTTTGCCCTTGTATGGCAGGCAATCGGTTATTACATGGTTATGTATATGGCAAGTATGGCAGCAATTCCGGAAGATTTGTACGAAGCAGCATCTCTTGATGGTTCTTCCCAAATTCATACATTCTTCACAGTAACTCTGCCTCTTATTTGGAATAATATTCGTACAACATTAACTTTCTATATTATCAGTACGATTAACTTAAGCTTCCTGTTTGTTCAGATTATGACAGACGGTGGACCAAACGGAAAGACAGAGGTTGCACTGAACTACATGTACAAACAGGCTTATGGCGCAGGTGTATATGGATATGGTATGGCAATCGGTGTAGTAGTATTTATTTTCTCATTTGTTCTTGCAGCAGTTGTAAACAAGATTACAGATCGAGAAGTCTTAGAATTTTAG
- a CDS encoding anaerobic sulfatase maturase, whose translation MKYMQMMIKPASSNCNLRCSYCFYEDECKNREIPSYGIMKEDTMEILVKKALEEAEDFCTFGFQGGEPTLAGLEFFEKFVECVKKYKKKETKVNFCLQTNGTLLDDNWVKFLKENNFLVGISLDGTKEIHDRNRQDAKKKGTFALVLKNAKELLRNKVEVNILCVLTKQSAKKIASIYRFLKKEGFYYQQYIPCLDPMGEEEGQYPWSLTPKVYAEALKELFDLWFEDIQKGEIVSIREFDNWFSMLKGMPPEACSQTGRCSMQNIVEANGDIYPCDFYVLDNCRVANVTDENFRFFQGILPDMEFFKEGVKRGENCKACKWYPLCRGGCRRNYTKENKNYFCEAYQEFFEYSIVRWEWLAARL comes from the coding sequence ATGAAATATATGCAGATGATGATAAAACCGGCATCTTCAAATTGTAATTTAAGATGTTCTTATTGTTTTTATGAAGATGAATGTAAAAACAGAGAAATTCCTTCTTATGGAATTATGAAAGAAGATACCATGGAAATACTGGTAAAAAAGGCCTTGGAAGAAGCAGAAGATTTCTGCACCTTTGGATTTCAGGGCGGTGAGCCTACACTTGCAGGACTGGAATTTTTTGAGAAATTTGTGGAATGTGTTAAAAAATATAAAAAGAAAGAAACAAAAGTAAATTTCTGCCTTCAGACAAACGGAACACTTTTAGACGATAACTGGGTAAAATTTTTAAAAGAAAACAACTTTTTAGTTGGAATTTCCTTAGACGGAACAAAAGAAATTCATGACAGAAACAGACAGGACGCTAAAAAGAAGGGAACCTTTGCTCTTGTTCTGAAAAATGCAAAAGAATTGCTGAGAAATAAGGTAGAAGTAAATATTCTTTGTGTGCTTACCAAACAGAGTGCAAAAAAGATAGCTTCTATTTATCGCTTTTTAAAGAAAGAAGGCTTTTATTATCAGCAGTATATTCCCTGCTTAGACCCTATGGGAGAGGAAGAAGGACAATACCCTTGGTCTTTAACGCCCAAGGTGTATGCAGAAGCATTGAAGGAGCTTTTTGACTTATGGTTTGAGGATATTCAAAAGGGAGAAATCGTCTCTATTCGTGAATTTGACAACTGGTTTTCTATGTTAAAGGGAATGCCGCCGGAAGCCTGCTCTCAGACAGGAAGATGTTCCATGCAGAATATTGTAGAAGCAAACGGTGATATTTATCCATGTGATTTTTATGTGCTGGATAATTGCAGAGTTGCCAATGTGACGGATGAAAATTTCCGCTTCTTTCAGGGAATTTTACCGGATATGGAATTTTTTAAGGAAGGCGTAAAGCGAGGGGAGAATTGTAAGGCTTGTAAGTGGTACCCTCTTTGCAGAGGAGGCTGCAGAAGAAATTATACAAAAGAAAATAAGAATTATTTCTGCGAAGCATATCAGGAATTTTTTGAATACAGTATTGTAAGATGGGAATGGCTGGCAGCAAGATTATAA
- the nagB gene encoding glucosamine-6-phosphate deaminase gives MKIYKTKNYDEMSKKAAHIIASQVILNPDCVLGLATGSTPVGTYKNLIEWYQNGDLDFSQITSCNLDEYRGLSGDNDQSYRYFMNHNLFDHINIRKECTYVPDGLDKDSDAACKAYEEIIEKVGGIDLQLLGLGHNGHIGFNEPADEFPKTTHCVDLTESTIQANKRFFENEADVPRQAYTMGIGTIMSAKKILVVVSGEDKAEILNKVINGPITPQVPASILQLHPDVTIVADEAALSKTK, from the coding sequence ATGAAAATCTACAAAACAAAAAATTACGATGAAATGAGTAAAAAAGCAGCACATATCATTGCTTCTCAAGTTATTTTAAATCCTGACTGCGTACTTGGTCTTGCAACAGGTTCTACACCTGTGGGCACTTATAAAAATCTGATTGAATGGTATCAGAACGGAGATTTGGATTTCTCACAGATTACCTCCTGCAATCTTGACGAATACAGAGGTTTAAGCGGAGATAATGACCAGAGCTATCGCTATTTTATGAACCACAATCTTTTTGACCACATAAATATTCGCAAAGAATGTACTTATGTTCCTGACGGATTGGACAAGGACAGCGATGCAGCATGCAAAGCTTACGAAGAAATCATTGAAAAAGTAGGCGGTATTGACTTACAGCTTTTAGGTCTTGGTCATAACGGACATATCGGTTTCAACGAGCCTGCCGATGAATTTCCTAAGACAACACATTGTGTAGACTTAACAGAAAGCACAATTCAGGCAAATAAACGTTTCTTTGAAAACGAAGCGGATGTGCCTCGTCAGGCATATACAATGGGTATCGGCACAATTATGAGCGCAAAAAAAATCCTTGTTGTTGTAAGCGGTGAAGACAAAGCTGAAATCTTAAACAAAGTAATCAACGGACCGATTACTCCACAGGTTCCTGCTTCTATTTTACAGCTTCATCCAGATGTAACAATCGTAGCTGACGAAGCAGCTTTATCTAAAACAAAATAA
- a CDS encoding CPBP family intramembrane glutamic endopeptidase, whose amino-acid sequence MEKSKAILQSLLPVVMWLAIQSVVSLVFLFWRDYPPYFDGVLINSVTLLIGGFWYQSLKKKEDTAQIAVSPTGWIGLALLGGAIQFCTSFALTGISGLFPQEMENYGEVMESLGMYSPTFFSIVYTMLLAPFVEELIFRGLTLKILEKSFPFWVANILQALYFGIIHGNIIQSSYAFFAGLLFGAVMYKYKSLKCVIWCHFFVNFLGTALGMFPIPLWLGVVLTIVPLGILWGMKKRSCV is encoded by the coding sequence ATGGAGAAATCAAAAGCAATCTTACAAAGTCTTTTGCCTGTTGTCATGTGGCTTGCCATTCAGAGTGTGGTAAGTCTTGTATTTTTATTCTGGAGAGATTATCCTCCTTATTTTGATGGGGTGCTGATTAATTCTGTGACACTGCTTATCGGTGGATTTTGGTATCAAAGTCTGAAAAAGAAGGAAGATACAGCTCAGATTGCGGTTTCACCAACAGGGTGGATAGGTCTTGCTCTTTTAGGGGGCGCAATTCAGTTCTGCACAAGCTTTGCACTCACCGGAATTTCCGGTCTGTTTCCTCAGGAGATGGAAAATTACGGAGAGGTTATGGAAAGTTTGGGAATGTACAGCCCTACCTTTTTCTCCATAGTATATACCATGCTTTTAGCGCCTTTTGTAGAGGAATTGATTTTCAGAGGGCTGACCTTAAAAATATTGGAAAAATCCTTTCCGTTCTGGGTTGCCAATATTTTACAAGCATTGTATTTCGGAATAATACACGGCAATATTATTCAGTCCTCCTATGCCTTTTTCGCAGGTTTGTTATTTGGCGCTGTAATGTATAAATATAAAAGTTTAAAATGTGTAATCTGGTGTCATTTCTTTGTAAATTTCTTAGGTACGGCTTTAGGAATGTTTCCTATTCCATTATGGCTGGGAGTTGTCCTTACCATAGTGCCTTTAGGAATTTTGTGGGGAATGAAAAAAAGAAGTTGTGTTTAA